In a genomic window of Vallitalea okinawensis:
- a CDS encoding type 2 periplasmic-binding domain-containing protein gives MCNLKRVLSLILAAMLIFSTVACGGNEDDPSSSTPSTSEKSELSESKSDSPYPDPNNPVKFTFFADCTWLPYDNLDGITGKEIERLTGVSFDFIKATDSEQLNLMLASGDLPDLIMTGSSAKQSKLSRSDISYAYNELIAQYAPDWEIPEIEKNINSYYSEDDNFYMLRNEFNTIDQILTSETVGPNFGQMHMREDIYKALGSPSMNNKEEFYEVLSQVKEKYPDMVPMVFNPRELGSIAQLVGIDYGMPTDENGNYSHVMSDPKYYDFMLTFNELYKNGYLLKENFTYENDDQIFQYASNGNAFIITHYAGNDDQTFTGMVKSVDENASFVQVPLMEDWNYTLGVSGWSGLFITQECQDPETAIKFMRWAKEPVNQITTMMGVQGEDWELLDDGGFAPLPKFTEALESGNKDALYTPVSFLVAATDYIRESNNFYANATPATKEIYKDATQRANWSNVVYLCYPKSGSDERIIMNDLSDLESEYLSLLGTAETQEEFDKVYNEMITIAEEIGLAQLNEYLSTTYQSLSEELGTK, from the coding sequence ATGTGTAATCTTAAACGAGTTTTATCATTAATATTAGCAGCAATGCTTATTTTTTCTACCGTCGCATGTGGAGGGAATGAAGATGATCCATCTTCATCAACACCATCCACTTCTGAAAAAAGTGAATTGAGTGAGAGTAAATCTGATAGTCCTTATCCAGATCCAAATAATCCAGTGAAGTTCACTTTTTTTGCTGACTGTACATGGTTACCTTATGATAACCTAGATGGTATTACAGGAAAAGAAATTGAGAGATTAACAGGGGTATCATTTGATTTTATTAAAGCCACTGATTCAGAACAATTGAATCTCATGTTAGCTTCTGGTGATCTACCAGATCTTATCATGACAGGTAGTAGTGCTAAACAAAGTAAACTTTCAAGATCTGATATCAGTTATGCTTATAATGAATTAATTGCTCAGTATGCACCTGACTGGGAGATTCCTGAGATCGAAAAGAATATTAACTCTTATTATAGTGAAGATGATAACTTTTATATGTTAAGAAATGAGTTCAATACTATTGATCAAATATTAACTTCAGAAACAGTAGGACCAAACTTTGGTCAAATGCATATGAGAGAAGACATCTATAAAGCCCTTGGATCACCTTCAATGAATAATAAGGAAGAATTCTATGAAGTATTGAGTCAAGTTAAAGAGAAATACCCTGATATGGTACCTATGGTATTCAATCCACGTGAATTAGGTAGTATAGCTCAGTTAGTAGGTATTGATTATGGTATGCCTACTGATGAAAATGGTAATTACTCCCATGTCATGTCTGATCCTAAATACTACGATTTCATGTTAACGTTTAATGAGCTATATAAGAATGGTTACTTACTTAAAGAAAATTTTACTTACGAAAATGATGATCAGATTTTCCAATATGCATCTAATGGAAATGCATTTATCATTACTCACTATGCAGGTAATGATGATCAAACATTCACAGGTATGGTGAAGTCAGTAGATGAGAATGCAAGTTTTGTTCAAGTTCCTTTAATGGAAGATTGGAACTATACGCTAGGTGTTTCAGGTTGGTCTGGACTCTTTATAACTCAAGAATGTCAAGATCCTGAAACTGCTATCAAATTTATGCGTTGGGCTAAAGAACCTGTTAATCAAATCACCACGATGATGGGAGTTCAGGGGGAAGATTGGGAATTGCTTGATGATGGGGGATTTGCGCCATTACCTAAATTCACAGAAGCTCTTGAATCTGGAAATAAAGATGCTCTATATACACCAGTATCCTTCTTAGTTGCTGCTACAGACTACATAAGAGAATCTAACAACTTCTACGCTAATGCAACTCCTGCAACAAAAGAAATCTACAAGGATGCAACCCAACGTGCTAACTGGTCCAATGTTGTCTATTTATGTTATCCAAAGTCTGGTTCAGATGAAAGAATCATTATGAATGATTTATCTGATTTGGAAAGTGAGTATCTAAGTCTACTAGGAACAGCAGAAACTCAGGAAGAGTTTGATAAGGTTTATAATGAAATGATAACAATAGCTGAAGAGATAGGTTTAGCTCAACTGAACGAATATCTATCAACTACTTATCAATCATTAAGCGAGGAACTAGGTACAAAATAA
- a CDS encoding carbohydrate ABC transporter permease produces MLFFKKKAKNIIKPTLEDRIIDTTIFIFMIIVLVITLYPFYYTIVLSFNEGIDATKGGIYFWPRTFTLDNYKQFLSDASWINAIFVSVAKTVIGTCLCVFFTCMVAYGLSFPGLLFKKYYGIMLLVCMYFSGGLIPYYLTLRALGLLNTFLVYVIPTMFSIYYCLLAVAFFREIPFDLYESATLDGAKDITIYTRIIIPLSKPLMATISLFAAVGQWNAWTDTAFYAPARKELRTLAYLMRDVIMRNQIDTSASNASQMAAAKYSQVTSQSVQMAAMIIAVLPIILVYPFLQKYFVKGVMLGAVKG; encoded by the coding sequence ATGTTGTTTTTTAAGAAAAAAGCAAAGAATATAATTAAACCTACATTAGAAGATCGTATCATTGATACTACTATATTCATCTTTATGATTATTGTTTTAGTTATAACGTTATATCCCTTTTATTACACCATTGTACTATCATTTAATGAAGGAATAGATGCAACAAAGGGAGGCATTTATTTTTGGCCTAGAACCTTTACATTAGATAATTATAAACAATTCTTATCGGATGCTTCATGGATAAATGCCATATTTGTATCAGTGGCCAAAACGGTTATAGGGACCTGTCTTTGTGTCTTTTTCACATGTATGGTTGCCTATGGCTTATCTTTTCCAGGTCTTCTTTTTAAAAAATACTATGGCATCATGTTACTAGTTTGTATGTATTTTAGTGGTGGGTTGATACCCTATTATCTTACATTGAGGGCATTAGGTTTACTCAATACTTTTTTAGTTTATGTTATACCAACAATGTTCAGTATCTATTATTGTCTTTTAGCAGTGGCATTCTTTAGGGAGATACCATTTGACTTATATGAATCTGCAACATTAGACGGTGCTAAAGATATAACAATCTATACTCGAATTATCATACCATTGTCAAAACCACTTATGGCCACCATATCCTTATTTGCTGCAGTTGGACAGTGGAATGCTTGGACAGATACAGCCTTCTATGCTCCAGCTAGAAAAGAGCTTCGAACATTAGCCTATTTAATGAGAGATGTGATCATGAGAAATCAAATAGATACATCAGCTTCAAATGCTTCACAAATGGCTGCTGCAAAATATAGTCAGGTAACATCTCAGTCAGTGCAGATGGCAGCCATGATTATAGCAGTTCTTCCAATTATTTTAGTTTATCCGTTCCTGCAGAAATACTTTGTAAAAGGTGTTATGTTAGGAGCTGTTAAAGGATAG
- a CDS encoding ABC transporter permease: MKTKVVTKNETFKKFKKQYTMHIFVWLGLLFLLIFSVVPMLGIVVAFKEYDIRSGFLGMFTGEFAGFKYFIQFFTDRKFETLLRNTLMISVLKLIFSFPLPIMFAIMLSEMKGNGFKRIVQTVSYLPHFISWVIVTGILFSFFSTTRGVFNEILVNWGIVDEPIPILMEAEYYYGLAVSSEVWKEMGWNAIIYLAAIAGIDPTLYESAHIDGAGRLQRIWYITLPSIKGAISILLILAIGGLLSSANFEQALLLGNSMNISRSEIIEVYVYKKGLGLGRYSFAAAAGLIQSIISFILVLSANTISKKLSNTSLF; the protein is encoded by the coding sequence ATGAAAACAAAAGTTGTAACCAAAAATGAAACTTTTAAAAAGTTTAAAAAACAGTATACCATGCATATTTTTGTTTGGTTAGGTCTATTATTTCTATTAATATTTAGTGTAGTTCCGATGCTAGGGATTGTTGTTGCATTCAAAGAGTATGATATACGATCTGGTTTTCTGGGGATGTTTACTGGAGAATTTGCAGGGTTTAAATATTTCATACAGTTTTTTACTGATCGTAAATTTGAGACATTGTTAAGAAATACATTGATGATTAGTGTATTGAAGCTTATATTTTCGTTCCCGCTACCGATTATGTTTGCAATTATGCTTTCAGAGATGAAAGGGAATGGTTTCAAACGAATTGTTCAGACTGTAAGTTACTTACCACACTTTATTTCTTGGGTAATTGTAACAGGCATTTTATTTTCCTTTTTTTCAACAACAAGAGGGGTTTTCAATGAAATATTAGTGAATTGGGGTATAGTTGATGAACCAATACCTATTTTAATGGAAGCAGAATACTATTATGGTTTAGCTGTGAGTAGTGAGGTATGGAAAGAGATGGGATGGAATGCTATCATTTACCTTGCAGCAATAGCAGGTATTGATCCTACATTGTATGAAAGTGCACATATTGATGGAGCTGGAAGACTCCAAAGGATATGGTACATTACTTTACCATCAATCAAGGGAGCTATTTCCATTTTACTCATACTAGCAATTGGTGGTCTCTTAAGTTCAGCCAACTTTGAACAGGCACTGTTACTTGGGAATTCCATGAATATTTCAAGGTCGGAGATTATTGAAGTATATGTCTATAAAAAAGGTTTGGGGCTTGGAAGATATTCCTTTGCAGCAGCAGCAGGATTAATACAGTCGATCATATCTTTCATTCTTGTCTTATCTGCTAATACTATTTCGAAAAAATTGTCTAATACGTCATTATTTTAG
- a CDS encoding glycoside hydrolase family 65 protein, with translation MIRDLYSQAINGLMSSDEWIIRQDHYDPKTNLQYESLFCLANGYMGTRGAHEEGTRVSIPCTYINGVFDKSETFMRELANMPNWLGIKLYIDKQLLSVDECEILEFSRALDIKKSILFKRIRLRDEYGRETLIEGLRFVSRYNIHLGAIKLYVTPINYNGILEVENIIDGSVVNFCDAPRFKVKHTALVENGSLLDDGEYIEVKTRDFGMHIGTGCKIKLFNDEGENLINNRQYGSFGEQAIEFVDCPVEEGKTIQIHKLTSFYTGRDVCEEKIKDAVLNDLSQFNYKSINEELDRHTKIYDAMWNDADIQINGDTELNRAIRFNIYHLMSTASEQDDRINIGAKLLHGEEYGGHAFWDTELFMLPFFTYVFPNTASNLVKYRYHLLDAARKNAQENGFLGAKYPWESADTGEEECPDWTIMPDGSCYPCYVAKYEHHVTADVAFGAYNYYQITNDMDYLLQYGAEIILETARFWSSRFEYNHESNRYEIFDVTGPDEWHEPVDNNCYTNYMAKWNIQVGLSLIKMLKSEHPQEYRRITAKISLHDKELELWQKVKEHVYLPKGKDGTLFEQFEGYFDLTEAIIEEYNEKDMPVRPQILKSVRLSETQLIKQADVVMLMYLLGSEFDKETQRVNYDYYEKRTMHGSSLSPSIYAIMGLRVGRTAMAYRYLRRAAFIDLLDLQKNTREGIHAANAGGVWKTVVFGFAGISINKENQLCIDPEMPPQWKEVIFKIHFHGSQLQIQVNCENEVSVELLSGKGIDIIINGKSLRVE, from the coding sequence ATGATCAGAGATTTATATTCACAGGCTATTAATGGCTTAATGAGTTCTGATGAATGGATTATTCGTCAGGATCATTACGATCCTAAAACTAATTTACAATATGAAAGTCTTTTTTGCCTAGCCAATGGGTATATGGGGACAAGAGGAGCTCATGAAGAAGGCACTCGTGTTAGTATACCATGTACTTACATTAATGGTGTTTTTGATAAGTCAGAAACATTCATGCGTGAACTGGCCAATATGCCTAATTGGCTAGGGATAAAGTTATATATTGATAAGCAACTTCTAAGTGTTGATGAGTGTGAAATCTTAGAATTTTCTAGAGCGCTGGATATTAAAAAATCAATTCTTTTTAAAAGAATAAGGTTGCGTGATGAATATGGGAGAGAAACGCTTATAGAAGGTTTGCGCTTTGTCAGTAGATATAACATCCATTTAGGCGCTATTAAACTGTATGTGACACCTATCAACTATAACGGAATACTTGAAGTAGAGAATATAATTGATGGATCTGTTGTGAACTTTTGCGATGCGCCAAGGTTTAAAGTGAAGCATACAGCTTTGGTTGAGAATGGTTCTTTATTAGATGATGGAGAGTATATTGAGGTCAAAACTAGAGATTTTGGAATGCACATTGGAACAGGATGCAAGATCAAGTTGTTTAATGATGAGGGAGAGAACTTGATTAATAATAGGCAGTATGGTTCTTTCGGAGAACAAGCAATTGAGTTTGTAGACTGTCCTGTTGAAGAAGGAAAAACTATTCAAATACATAAATTAACAAGCTTTTATACAGGCAGAGATGTATGCGAAGAAAAAATAAAAGATGCAGTTTTAAATGACCTAAGTCAATTTAACTATAAGTCCATTAATGAGGAATTAGACCGACATACAAAAATCTATGATGCAATGTGGAATGATGCTGATATTCAGATTAACGGTGATACAGAACTCAATAGAGCTATACGATTCAATATCTATCACTTAATGAGTACTGCAAGTGAACAGGATGATCGGATTAATATTGGTGCAAAACTTTTACATGGTGAGGAATACGGCGGTCACGCATTTTGGGATACTGAACTCTTTATGTTGCCTTTCTTTACGTATGTTTTCCCAAATACAGCATCTAATCTTGTCAAATACCGATATCACCTATTAGATGCAGCTCGAAAAAATGCACAGGAAAATGGATTTTTAGGAGCAAAATACCCCTGGGAGTCTGCTGATACAGGTGAAGAAGAATGTCCTGATTGGACGATCATGCCGGATGGAAGTTGTTATCCTTGTTATGTTGCAAAATATGAGCATCATGTAACAGCTGATGTTGCTTTTGGAGCATATAATTACTATCAGATTACAAATGATATGGACTATCTACTCCAATATGGTGCTGAAATCATTCTTGAAACTGCTCGATTTTGGAGCAGTAGGTTCGAGTACAATCATGAAAGTAACCGATATGAGATTTTTGATGTAACAGGTCCAGACGAGTGGCATGAGCCGGTTGACAACAATTGTTACACAAATTATATGGCAAAATGGAATATCCAAGTAGGACTATCATTAATCAAAATGTTAAAAAGTGAGCATCCACAAGAGTACAGACGCATTACTGCAAAAATTAGCCTTCATGATAAAGAACTTGAATTATGGCAGAAGGTAAAGGAGCATGTTTATCTTCCAAAAGGCAAAGATGGTACATTATTTGAACAATTTGAGGGATATTTTGATCTTACTGAGGCAATTATTGAAGAATATAATGAAAAGGATATGCCAGTTAGACCCCAAATCTTAAAGAGTGTACGACTAAGTGAAACACAGTTAATCAAGCAAGCGGATGTTGTGATGCTCATGTATTTATTGGGTAGTGAGTTTGACAAAGAAACACAACGAGTGAATTATGATTACTATGAAAAGCGAACCATGCATGGGTCATCTCTTTCCCCCAGTATTTATGCGATAATGGGACTGAGGGTTGGTAGAACAGCGATGGCTTACCGCTATTTGAGACGTGCCGCTTTTATTGACTTGCTAGACTTACAAAAGAACACAAGAGAAGGCATTCATGCTGCTAATGCAGGTGGGGTTTGGAAAACAGTTGTGTTTGGTTTTGCTGGAATTAGCATCAATAAAGAGAATCAATTATGTATTGATCCTGAAATGCCTCCTCAATGGAAAGAAGTCATTTTTAAAATACATTTTCACGGCAGCCAACTTCAGATTCAGGTAAACTGTGAAAATGAAGTGAGTGTAGAATTATTATCTGGTAAGGGAATAGACATTATCATCAATGGCAAAAGCCTTCGAGTAGAATAA